A single genomic interval of Zingiber officinale cultivar Zhangliang chromosome 4A, Zo_v1.1, whole genome shotgun sequence harbors:
- the LOC121973836 gene encoding RAB6-interacting golgin-like isoform X1 has product MQTPIQQQQQQQQSLWIRGSTHSQRDGTSDEEREDEDEAFSSRTTLSTFRAKEEQIERKKMEIKERVFAKLGRVEEESKRLAVIRKELEAMLDPTRKQVSAMRKKIDMVNRELKLLSQNCLKKEKEYMQAREAFGDKNREKAQLVDKLMELVSESERLRMKKLEELSKTIDSIR; this is encoded by the exons ATGCAAACTCCAattcagcagcagcagcagcagcagcagagtTTATGGATCAGGGGTTCTACACACAGCCAGAGAGATGGCACATCAGATGAAGAGAGGGAAGATGAGGACGAGGCCTTTTCATCCAGAACAACTCTCTCCACTTTCCGAGCTAAGGAAGAGCAGatcgagaggaagaagatggagatcaAAGAGAGGGTATTTGCGAAATTGGGCAGAGTTGAGGAGGAGAGCAAAAGGCTGGCCGTGATCAGAAAA GAACTCGAAGCAATGCTTGATCCAACAAGGAAGCAAGTGTCAGCTATGCGCAAGAAGATCGACATGGTGAACCGTGAGCTGAAGCTTCTGAGCCAGAATTGCCTCAAGAAG GAGAAAGAATACATGCAAGCTCGCGAAGCATTCGGCGACAAGAACAGGGAGAAGGCGCAACTAGTCGACAAACTAATGGAG TTGGTCAGCGAGAGTGAAAGACTGAGGATGAAGAAGCTGGAGGAGTTGAGCAAGACAATCGACTCTATTCGATAA
- the LOC121973836 gene encoding uncharacterized protein LOC121973836 isoform X2, which translates to MQTPIQQQQQQQQSLWIRGSTHSQRDGTSDEEREDEDEAFSSRTTLSTFRAKEEQIERKKMEIKERVFAKLGRVEEESKRLAVIRKELEAMLDPTRKQVSAMRKKIDMVNRELKLLSQNCLKKNTCKLAKHSATRTGRRRN; encoded by the exons ATGCAAACTCCAattcagcagcagcagcagcagcagcagagtTTATGGATCAGGGGTTCTACACACAGCCAGAGAGATGGCACATCAGATGAAGAGAGGGAAGATGAGGACGAGGCCTTTTCATCCAGAACAACTCTCTCCACTTTCCGAGCTAAGGAAGAGCAGatcgagaggaagaagatggagatcaAAGAGAGGGTATTTGCGAAATTGGGCAGAGTTGAGGAGGAGAGCAAAAGGCTGGCCGTGATCAGAAAA GAACTCGAAGCAATGCTTGATCCAACAAGGAAGCAAGTGTCAGCTATGCGCAAGAAGATCGACATGGTGAACCGTGAGCTGAAGCTTCTGAGCCAGAATTGCCTCAAGAAG AATACATGCAAGCTCGCGAAGCATTCGGCGACAAGAACAGGGAGAAGGCGCAACTAG
- the LOC121972967 gene encoding protein PSK SIMULATOR 1-like: MRKGRPESLLGQVGRLARGRRPRKGYAGGREKPNAVGILAFEVSVLMSKAAQLWRALEDGRLACLRNVSLRQEGVRRLVSHQDDVLVSLVLTEITDALAFLVGAVSRLSRRCTDPLLQGFDAAYADLVKNGADPFGFEYAGRKMERKVKKMERFVLVGVCLHRELQTMSELKQNLRLTVANPDACRRLHPGAVAELKNKVLWQKQQVKLLRDDSLWVRTFDYVTRLLCRSLFSIVSRIRHAFSGQLEAEESSTSGLPVSLRSPVATADQVFAGQCFPVPGRGSSLPPPWSIKILSSTLEPRLGLPNAPPATVGAAALAPHFARVILAIQKHAASPCLIDPYERDELYSMLTSSMKTSLRVSLKPKAKSPTPLDPDMAAERRAAMDRTLEWLAPLAKNTVKWHQERNFEKESLVPSYNVYLVQTLYFANQRKTEEAIVELLVGLDFLWRYGREVNERAVAVCSRRRKKSSFKIAGKQDDRLPLLDCS, translated from the coding sequence ATGAGGAAGGGGAGGCCGGAGTCGCTGCTGGGACAGGTGGGGCGCCTCGCGCGAGGTCGCCGGCCGCGGAAGGGCTACGCCGGCGGGAGGGAGAAGCCTAACGCCGTCGGGATTCTCGCCTTCGAGGTCTCCGTCCTCATGTCGAAGGCCGCTCAACTCTGGCGCGCCCTAGAGGACGGCCGCCTCGCCTGCCTCCGCAATGTCTCCCTCCGCCAGGAGGGCGTCCGCCGCCTCGTCTCCCACCAGGACGACGTGCTCGTTTCGCTCGTCCTTACGGAGATCACCGACGCGCTCGCGTTCCTAGTCGGCGCCGTCTCCCGCCTCTCCCGGCGCTGCACCGACCCCCTGCTCCAGGGCTTCGACGCCGCGTATGCCGATCTCGTAAAGAACGGCGCCGACCCTTTCGGCTTCGAGTACGCCGGGCGGAAGATGGAGCGCAAGGTGAAGAAGATGGAGCGGTTCGTGTTGGTCGGCGTCTGCCTGCACCGGGAGCTCCAGACCATGTCGGAACTGAAGCAGAATCTGCGGCTGACGGTGGCCAACCCCGACGCCTGCCGCCGCCTCCACCCCGGAGCCGTCGCCGAACTCAAGAACAAAGTCCTGTGGCAGAAGCAGCAGGTGAAGCTCCTTCGCGACGACTCGCTTTGGGTTCGTACCTTCGACTACGTCACTCGCTTGCTGTGCCGCTCTCTGTTCTCCATCGTCAGCCGGATCAGGCACGCGTTCAGCGGCCAGCTGGAAGCAGAGGAATCCTCTACCTCCGGCCTTCCAGTTTCATTACGCTCGCCGGTTGCAACGGCGGATCAGGTCTTCGCCGGCCAGTGTTTCCCCGTTCCCGGCAGAGGGAGCTCGCTTCCTCCCCCCTGGAGCATCAAAATCCTCTCGTCGACATTGGAGCCGAGGCTCGGGCTGCCAAATGCTCCTCCGGCAACCGTCGGCGCCGCGGCCCTCGCACCGCATTTCGCCCGCGTCATCCTCGCGATCCAGAAGCACGCTGCGTCGCCATGTCTGATCGACCCCTACGAGAGAGACGAGCTCTACAGCATGCTGACCTCGAGCATGAAAACCTCGCTGCGAGTCAGCCTAAAGCCAAAAGCTAAATCCCCGACTCCGCTCGATCCGGACATGGCGGCGGAGCGGAGGGCAGCGATGGACAGGACACTAGAGTGGCTGGCGCCGCTGGCGAAAAACACCGTCAAATGGCACCAGGAGCGGAACTTCGAGAAAGAGAGCTTGGTCCCCAGCTACAATGTCTACCTGGTACAGACGCTCTACTTCGCGAACCAGAGGAAGACGGAGGAAGCCATCGTCGAGCTGCTCGTCGGCTTGGACTTCTTGTGGAGATACGGAAGGGAAGTCAACGAGAGAGCTGTGGCAGTGTGCTCGCGCCGACGGAAGAAATCAAGCTTCAAGATCGCCGGAAAACAAGATGACCGCCTGCCCCTTCTTGATTGTTCATAA